The stretch of DNA CCGACCGCAGAACGTGGCACCGCCTCGGCGATCTTCAACTCGGCGCAATACTTCGCCACCGTGCTGTTCGCACCGCTGATGGGCTGGATCGTCTACACCTTCGGCTGGGAACATGTGTTCATCGTCATGGGCGTGTTTGGCATCGTCTTCTCGGGGATCTGGCTCAAGGTTATCCACAGCCCGCGTCAACACCCGATGGTCAACGATGCCGAAGTGCAGTTCATCGCCGACAACGGCGGCATGGTCGACATGGACGTGAAACAAGGCAAAAAGACTGACGGACCGAAGTGGGATTACATTCGCCAGTTGCTGACCAACCGCATGATGCTCGGCGTTTATCTGGGCCAGTACTGCATCAACGGCATTACCTATTTCTTCCTGACCTGGTTCCCGGTGTACCTGGTGCAGGAACGCGGCATGACCATTCTCAAGGCCGGTTTCATTGCTTCGCTGCCGGCAATCTGCGGTTTCATCGGTGGCGTGCTCGGCGGGGTGATTTCCGATTACCTGCTGCGCAAGGGCCATTCGCTGACCTTCGCTCGCAAGGCGCCAATCATTGGTGGCTTGCTGGTGTCGAGCAGTATTGTCGCTTGCAACTATGTTGATATCGAATGGATGGTGGTCGGCTTCATGGCCCTGGCCTTCTTCGGCAAAGGCGTCGGTGCGCTGGGCTGGGCGGTGGTTTCCGATACGTCGCCGAAGCAGATCGCCGGCCTCAGTGGCGGTCTGTTCAACATGTTCGGCAACATCGCTTCGATCACCACACCGATCGTGATTGGCTACATCATCAGCTCCACCGGTTCGTTCAAATGGGCGCTGGTGTTTGTCGGCGCCAACGCACTGGTCGCGGTGTTCAGCTATTTGGTGATCGTCGGCCCGATCAAACGGGTGGTGCTCAAAGAGCCGCCAACCAACGGTGGTTCTGAAATCACCGGCAAATTGTCTCAAGCGCATTCCTGAGGAGCGGCGTCATGCAGTTGATTGAACATTCCGACTCGCCGCGCTACATCCGCCTGCACGAGCGGGACAACGTAGTGATTGTGGTCAACGACCAAGGCGTACCGGCCGGCACCGAGTTCCCGGACGGTCTGGTGACCGTGGACTTTGTGCCGCAGAGCCACAAGGTCACCCTCGAGGACATTCCCGAGGGCGGCCAGGTGATTCGCTACGGCCAGACCATCGGCTACGCGTTGCAGCCGATCCCGCGTGGCAGTTGGGTCAAGGAAGATCAACTGCGCATGCCGACCGCGCCGCCGCTGGACAGCCTGCCGCTGTCCACCGAAGTGCCGGCCGCACAGGCGCCGCTGGAAGGCTTCACCTTCGAGGGTTATCGCAATGCCGATGGCACCGTTGGTACGCGCAATATTCTTGGCATCACCACCACGGTGCAGTGCGTTACCGGCGTGCTCGATCACGCGGTGAAACGCATCAAGGACGAGCTGCTGCCGAAATATCCGCACGTCGATGACGTGGTGGCGTTGACCCACAGTTACGGCTGCGGCGTGGCGATCACCGCCACCGATGCGTACATCCCGATCCGCACCGTGCGCAATCTGGCGCGCAACCCGAACCTGGGGGGCGAAGCGCTGGTGATCAGCCTTGGTTGCGAGAAACTGCAGGCCGGGCAGGTGATGCACGAGGACGATGCGTCGGTCGATCTGAGCGAGCCGTGGCTGTATCGCCTGCAGGATTCCAGTCACGGTTTCACTGAGATGATCGAGCAGATCATGGCGCTGGCGGAAGTCCGTTTGAAGAAGCTCGACCAGCGCCGCCGCGAGACCGTGCCGGCCTCTGAGCTGATCCTCGGCATGCAGTGCGGTGGCAGTGATGCGTTTTCCGGGATCACTGCCAACCCGGCGCTGGGCTACGCCTCGGACTTGTTGTTGCGTGCGGGGGCGACGGTGATGTTTTCCGAAGTCACCGAAGTGCGCGATGCGATTTACCTGCTGACTTCACGCGCCGAAACCAAAACCGTTGCCGAGGAACTGGTGCGTGAGATGGACTGGTACGACCGTTACCTGGCCAAGGGCGAGGCGGATCGCAGCGCCAACACCACGCCGGGCAACAAGAAGGGCGGGCTGTCGAACATTGTCGAGAAGTCGCTGGGCTCGATCGTCAAATCCGGCAGCAGTGCGATCAACGGCGTGCTCGGCCCGGGCGAGCGCTTCAAACGCAAAGGGCTGATTTTCTGCGCGACCCCGGCCAGCGATTTTGTCTGCGGCACGTTGCAACTGGCGGCGGGGATGAACCTGCATGTGTTCACCACCGGGCGGGGTACGCCGTATGGATTGGCGATGGCGCCAGTGGTCAAGGTCTCGACCCGGACCGAGCTGGCGCAGCGCTGGCCGGACCTGATCGACATCGATGCCGGACGGATTGCCACCGGTCGGGCGTCGATAGAGGAGTTGGGCTGGGAGCTGTTCCACTACTACCTGGATGTGGCGAGCGGCAAGCAGCAGACCTGGGCGGAGAAGCACAAGCTGCATAACGACATCACCCTGTTCAATCCGGCGCCGATTACTTGATACCGAGCCGTTGATCGTTCCCACGCTCCGCGTGGGAATGCAGCCCGGGACGCTCCGCGTCTCAAAAGCGTGACGCGGAGCGTCACAGGAGGCGTTCCCACGCAGAGCGTGGGAACGATCGGGGTGAAAGTGGCTTATCATTAGTCCCCTGACGACGCTCACCCAAGGCTCTCCGGCATGCTGGCAATCTTCCTCGAAACCCTGAACATCACCGCGCCGGTGTTCGCCATGCTGTTTCTCGGGGTGTTGCTCAAACGCATCGACTGGATCAACGACAACTTCATCCACACCGCCTCATCGCTGGTGTTCAACGTCAGCATGCCGGCGCTGCTGTTTCTCGGAATCCTGCATGCTGACCTGCACGCTGCTTTGCAACCGGCGCTGCTGATCTACTTCGCGCTCGCCACGCTGGCGAGTTTCGCCCTGGCCTGGGGCTGGGCGATTTTTCGTTGCCCGCGCGAGGATCGCGGCATCTATACCCAGGGCGCGTTTCGCGGCAACAACGGAGTGATCGGCCTGGCACTGGCGGCGAGCATGTACGGCGACTACGGGATTTCCCTCGGGGCGATCCTCGCGGCGCTGGTGATCCTGTTCTACAACACCCTGTCGACCATCGTGCTGGCGGTGTACAGCCCGGTGATCAAATCCGATCCGTGGAGCATCTGCAAAAGCGTGTTCAGCAACCCGCTGATCATCAGCGTGATTGCTGCCGCGCCGTTCGCCTGGTTCAAGATCAGCCTTCCGGGCTGGCTGGAAACCTCTGGCCAGTATCTGGCGCAAACCACCTTGCCGCTGGCGCTGATCTGCATCGGCGGGACGCTGTCACTGGCGGCGCTGCGCAAGAGCGGGAGCATGGCGCTCAGTTCCAGCCTGCTGAAGATGATCGGCCTGCCAGTGCTGGCGACGCTCGGCGCGTGGCTGTGGGGTTTTCGCGGGGCGGAGCTGGGGATTCTGTTTCTGTACTTCGGCAGCCCGACGGCGGCAGCCAGTTTCGTCATGGCCCGGGCGGCGCAGGGCAATCATGAGCTGGCGGCGGCGATCATTGTGCTGACCACGCTGATGGCGGCGGTGACCACCAATGTCGGGATCTTTGTGTTGCAGTGGGGTGGCTGGATCTGACTGACAGATCTTCAGTGGCGCAAAGGGCCTCTTCGCGAGCAAGCCCGCTCCCACAGGTTTTGTGTTGTTAATCAGATTTCAATAACACCAAAGAACCTTGTGGGAGCGGGTTTGCTCGCGAAGGCGTCAGATCGGATTACTCGAATTTCAATCAGTCACTCAGGTTTCTGGTAGCTGTCGATCACTTCCTGCGCCGCGCGAAACGCATCAATCGCCGCCGGCACGCCGGCATACACCGCGCAATGCAGCAGCGCCTCACGAATCTCTTCCACTGTGCAGCCATTGTTCAGTGCACCGCGCACGTGGCCTTTCAATTCCTGCGGGCACTTC from Pseudomonas sp. P8_229 encodes:
- a CDS encoding AEC family transporter, with amino-acid sequence MLAIFLETLNITAPVFAMLFLGVLLKRIDWINDNFIHTASSLVFNVSMPALLFLGILHADLHAALQPALLIYFALATLASFALAWGWAIFRCPREDRGIYTQGAFRGNNGVIGLALAASMYGDYGISLGAILAALVILFYNTLSTIVLAVYSPVIKSDPWSICKSVFSNPLIISVIAAAPFAWFKISLPGWLETSGQYLAQTTLPLALICIGGTLSLAALRKSGSMALSSSLLKMIGLPVLATLGAWLWGFRGAELGILFLYFGSPTAAASFVMARAAQGNHELAAAIIVLTTLMAAVTTNVGIFVLQWGGWI
- the garD gene encoding galactarate dehydratase, whose protein sequence is MQLIEHSDSPRYIRLHERDNVVIVVNDQGVPAGTEFPDGLVTVDFVPQSHKVTLEDIPEGGQVIRYGQTIGYALQPIPRGSWVKEDQLRMPTAPPLDSLPLSTEVPAAQAPLEGFTFEGYRNADGTVGTRNILGITTTVQCVTGVLDHAVKRIKDELLPKYPHVDDVVALTHSYGCGVAITATDAYIPIRTVRNLARNPNLGGEALVISLGCEKLQAGQVMHEDDASVDLSEPWLYRLQDSSHGFTEMIEQIMALAEVRLKKLDQRRRETVPASELILGMQCGGSDAFSGITANPALGYASDLLLRAGATVMFSEVTEVRDAIYLLTSRAETKTVAEELVREMDWYDRYLAKGEADRSANTTPGNKKGGLSNIVEKSLGSIVKSGSSAINGVLGPGERFKRKGLIFCATPASDFVCGTLQLAAGMNLHVFTTGRGTPYGLAMAPVVKVSTRTELAQRWPDLIDIDAGRIATGRASIEELGWELFHYYLDVASGKQQTWAEKHKLHNDITLFNPAPIT
- a CDS encoding MFS transporter; protein product: MQSSKPTHVRYLILLMLFLVTTINYADRATIAIAGSSLQKDLGIDAVTLGYIFSAFGWAYVAGQIPGGWLLDRFGSKKVYALSIFCWSLFTVLQGFVGEFGMSTAIVALFMLRFLVGLAEAPSFPGNARIVAAWFPTAERGTASAIFNSAQYFATVLFAPLMGWIVYTFGWEHVFIVMGVFGIVFSGIWLKVIHSPRQHPMVNDAEVQFIADNGGMVDMDVKQGKKTDGPKWDYIRQLLTNRMMLGVYLGQYCINGITYFFLTWFPVYLVQERGMTILKAGFIASLPAICGFIGGVLGGVISDYLLRKGHSLTFARKAPIIGGLLVSSSIVACNYVDIEWMVVGFMALAFFGKGVGALGWAVVSDTSPKQIAGLSGGLFNMFGNIASITTPIVIGYIISSTGSFKWALVFVGANALVAVFSYLVIVGPIKRVVLKEPPTNGGSEITGKLSQAHS